From one Cyprinus carpio isolate SPL01 chromosome B3, ASM1834038v1, whole genome shotgun sequence genomic stretch:
- the LOC109096997 gene encoding aminoacyl tRNA synthase complex-interacting multifunctional protein 2-like isoform X1, whose protein sequence is MPMYKVKPVSPADIKIDLPTCMYKLPNIHAQGMNCGEHALQNGEVDPALKALEERQDEVLRRLYELKATVDGLAKTVTTPDADLDASTLSRGPAESVFRATADLDSLLGKDLGALRDIVINANPAHPPLSLLVLHALLCQRYQVLSSVHVHSSVSAVPPPLLSCLGPRHIDSYARQRFQLGFTLIWKDVSKLQMKFNTQSMYPIEGEANVARFLFRLLSAEPQDPVLATQMDCWIDTAVFQLAEGGSKERAVTLRSLNSALGRSPWLLGQEFSLADIVCACCVLRAGQTTSAPANVQRWLQSCQNLGHFDCVYPLLQ, encoded by the exons ATGCCCATGTACAAGGTAAAGCCCGTCAGTCCCGCTGACATAAAGATTGATTTACCAACGTGCATGTACAAGTTACCGAATATCCACGCGCAGGGAATGAACTGCGGAGAGCACGCGCTTCAG AACGGGGAGGTGGATCCTGCTCTGAAGGCGCTGGAGGAGCGACAGGACGAGGTCTTGAGAAGACTGTATGAGCTAAAGGCAACGGTCGACGGGCTGGCAAAGACAGTGACCACTCCTGACGCAGACCTGGACGCCAGCACACTGTCACGCGGACCTGCTGAGTCTGTGTTCAGAGCAACGGCAGATCTGGACTCCTTACTTGGCAAG GACCTGGGTGCACTGAGAGACATCGTGATCAATGCCAACCCTGCCCATCCTCCTCTGTCCCTGCTGGTTCTTCATGCTCTGCTGTGCCAGCGCTACCAGGTGCTCTCCAGTGTGCATGTGCACTCCTCAGTGAGCGCTGTGCCCCCTCCGCTGCTGTCCTGCCTGGGCCCGCGGCACATAGACAGCTACGCCCGCCAGCGCTTTCAGCTCGGCTTCACTCTCATATGGAAAGATG TGTCAAAGCTGCAGATGAAGTTCAACACGCAGAGCATGTACCCGATCGAGGGGGAGGCCAACGTCGCCCGCTTTCTCTTCCGTCTTTTGAGTGCCGAACCCCAGGATCCGGTACTCGCCACGCAGATGGACTGCTGGATCGACACGGCAGTTTTCCAGCTGGCCGAGGGGGGCAGTAAAGAGCGGGCGGTCACGCTGAGGTCACTAAACTCGGCTCTGGGACGTTCGCCGTGGCTTCTGGGTCAGGAGTTCTCTCTCGCTGATATTGTGTGTGCCTGCTGCGTCCTGCGGGCCGGCCAGACCACCTCTGCACCAGCTAACGTACAGCGCTGGCTCCAGTCCTGCCAGAACCTGGGCCACTTCGACTGCGTGTACCCATTACTACAGTGA
- the LOC109096997 gene encoding aminoacyl tRNA synthase complex-interacting multifunctional protein 2-like isoform X2: MPMYKNGEVDPALKALEERQDEVLRRLYELKATVDGLAKTVTTPDADLDASTLSRGPAESVFRATADLDSLLGKDLGALRDIVINANPAHPPLSLLVLHALLCQRYQVLSSVHVHSSVSAVPPPLLSCLGPRHIDSYARQRFQLGFTLIWKDVSKLQMKFNTQSMYPIEGEANVARFLFRLLSAEPQDPVLATQMDCWIDTAVFQLAEGGSKERAVTLRSLNSALGRSPWLLGQEFSLADIVCACCVLRAGQTTSAPANVQRWLQSCQNLGHFDCVYPLLQ; encoded by the exons ATGCCCATGTACAAG AACGGGGAGGTGGATCCTGCTCTGAAGGCGCTGGAGGAGCGACAGGACGAGGTCTTGAGAAGACTGTATGAGCTAAAGGCAACGGTCGACGGGCTGGCAAAGACAGTGACCACTCCTGACGCAGACCTGGACGCCAGCACACTGTCACGCGGACCTGCTGAGTCTGTGTTCAGAGCAACGGCAGATCTGGACTCCTTACTTGGCAAG GACCTGGGTGCACTGAGAGACATCGTGATCAATGCCAACCCTGCCCATCCTCCTCTGTCCCTGCTGGTTCTTCATGCTCTGCTGTGCCAGCGCTACCAGGTGCTCTCCAGTGTGCATGTGCACTCCTCAGTGAGCGCTGTGCCCCCTCCGCTGCTGTCCTGCCTGGGCCCGCGGCACATAGACAGCTACGCCCGCCAGCGCTTTCAGCTCGGCTTCACTCTCATATGGAAAGATG TGTCAAAGCTGCAGATGAAGTTCAACACGCAGAGCATGTACCCGATCGAGGGGGAGGCCAACGTCGCCCGCTTTCTCTTCCGTCTTTTGAGTGCCGAACCCCAGGATCCGGTACTCGCCACGCAGATGGACTGCTGGATCGACACGGCAGTTTTCCAGCTGGCCGAGGGGGGCAGTAAAGAGCGGGCGGTCACGCTGAGGTCACTAAACTCGGCTCTGGGACGTTCGCCGTGGCTTCTGGGTCAGGAGTTCTCTCTCGCTGATATTGTGTGTGCCTGCTGCGTCCTGCGGGCCGGCCAGACCACCTCTGCACCAGCTAACGTACAGCGCTGGCTCCAGTCCTGCCAGAACCTGGGCCACTTCGACTGCGTGTACCCATTACTACAGTGA
- the LOC109096996 gene encoding voltage-dependent calcium channel gamma-4 subunit-like, translated as MAWCDRGIQMLLATVGAFVAFSLMSIAIGTDYWLYSRAYICNATNISSDETQPKKVRGDLTHSGLWRICCIEGLNKGSCYRINHFPDDNDYDTDSSEYLLRIVRASSVFPILSTILLLLGGLCVGIGRIYSKRNSILLSAGILFVAAGLSNIIGIIVYISSNAGDPSDKRDEDKKNQYNYGWSFYFGALSFIVAEAVAVLAVSIYIEKSNEVRFKAHREFIKATSSSSPYSRIPSFRYRRRHSRSSSRSTQASREASPVGMKRMSSVPVGEINMYTLTRDPLKSGTDSSYSPDHDSGFLQVHNCFPKDLNDGINRRTTPV; from the exons ATGGCGTGGTGTGACCGTGGGATTCAGATGCTGCTGGCCACCGTCGGGGCTTTCGTGGCGTTCAGTTTGATGAGCATCGCCATCGGGACCGACTACTGGCTTTATTCTCGGGCATATATCTGTAACGCCACCAACATCAGCTCAGACGAGACGCAGCCCAAGAAGGTCCGAGGAGATCTCACGCACTCAGGGCTCTGGAGGATCTGCTGTATAGAGG gtCTCAACAAAGGAAGTTGTTACCGAATCAATCATTTCCCAGATGACAATGATTATGACACAGACAGCTCTGAATATCTCTTAC gtATCGTGCGCGCCTCGAGTGTGTTCCCCATCCTCAGTACCATTCTGCTGTTGCTGGGGGGGCTATGTGTCGGGATAGGACGCATCTACAGCAAGAGGAACAGCATATTACTCAGTGCAGGGATACTATTTGTGGCAGCAG GATTGAGCAACATCATCGGTATAATCGTGTACATCTCCAGCAATGCCGGTGACCCCAGTGACAAACGAGATGAAGACAAGAAGAACCAGTATAACTACGGTTGGTCGTTCTACTTCGGAGCGCTCTCTTTCATTGTGGCCGAGGCGGTGGCTGTTCTGGCTGTCAGTATCTACATTGAGAAGAGCAACGAAGTACGATTCAAAGCGCACCGTGAGTTCATCAAGGCTACCTCATCCTCTTCACCGTATTCTCGCATACCCAGCTTTCGCTATCGTCGACGGCACTCGCGCTCCAGCTCTCGTTCAACACAAGCATCTCGCGAAGCGTCACCTGTGGGCATGAAGAGGATGAGCTCGGTGCCTGTCGGAGAGATCAACATGTACACATTGACAAGAGACCCCCTCAAGTCAGGGACAGACAGCTCCTACAGCCCAGACCATGATTCGGGATTCCTCCAAGTGCACAACTGCTTTCCCAAAGACCTTAATGATGGTATCAACAGGAGGACAACACCTGTATGA